The Nomascus leucogenys isolate Asia chromosome 23, Asia_NLE_v1, whole genome shotgun sequence genome includes a window with the following:
- the CPSF1 gene encoding cleavage and polyadenylation specificity factor subunit 1 isoform X4 — protein MYAVYKQAHPPTGLEFSMYCNFFNNSERNLVVAGTSQLYVYRLNRDAEALTKNDRSTEGKAHREKLELAASFSFFGNVMSMASVQLAGAKRDALLLSFKDAKLSVVEYDPGTHDLKTLSLHYFEEPELRDGFVQNVHTPRVRVDPDGRCAAMLVYGTRLVVLPFRRESLAEEHEGLVGEGQRSSFLPSYIIDVRALDEKLLNIIDLQFLHGYYEPTLLILFEPNQTWPGRVAVRQDTCSIVAISLNITQKVHPVIWSLTSLPFDCTQALAVPKPIGGVVVFAVNSLLYLNQSVPPYGVALNSLTTGTTAFPLRTQEGVRITLDCAQATFISYDKMVISLKGGEIYVLTLITDGMRSVRAFHFDKAAASVLTTSMVTMEPGYLFLGSRLGNSLLLKYTEKLQEPPASAVREAADKEEPPSKKKRVDATVGWSAAGKSVPQDEVDEIEVYGSEAQSGTQLATYSFEVCDSILNIGPCANAAMGEPAFLSEEFQNSPEPDLEIVVCSGHGKNGALSVLQKSIRPQVVTTFELPGCYDMWTVIAPVRKEEEDNPKGEGTEQEPSTPEADDDCRRHGFLILSREDSTMILQTGQEIMELDTSGFATQGPTVFAGNIGDNRYIVQVSPLGIRLLEGVNQLHFIPVDLGAPIVQCAVADPYVVIMSAEGHVTMFLLKSDSYSGRHHRLALHKPPLHHQSKVITLCLYRDLSGMFTTESRLGGARDELGGRSGSEAEGLGSETSPTVDDEEEMLYGDSGSLFSPSKEEARRSSQPPADRDPAPFRAEPTHWCLLVRENGTMEIYQLPDWRLVFLVKNFPVGQRVLVDSSFGQPTTQGEARREEATRQGELPLVKEVLLVALGSRQSRPYLLVPHNINFREKKPKPSKKKAEGGGTEEGAGARGRVARFRYFEDIYGYSGVFICGPSPHWLLVTGRGALRLHPMAIDGPVDSFAPFHNVNCPRGFLYFNRQGELRISVLPAYLSYDAPWPVRKIPLRCTAHYVAYHVESKVYAVATSTNTPCARIPRMTGEEKEFETIERDERYIHPQQEAFSIQLISPVSWEAIPNARIELQEWEHVTCMKTVSLRSEETVSGLKGYVAAGTCLMQGEEVTCRGRILIMDVIEVVPEPGQPLTKNKFKVLYEKEQKGPVTALCHCNGHLVSAIGQKIFLWSLRASELTGMAFIDTQLYIHQMISVKNFILAADVMKSISLLRYQEESKTLSLVSRDAKPLEVYSVDFMVDNAQLGFLVSDRDRNLMVYMYLPEAKESFGGMRLLRRADFHVGAHVNTFWRTPCRGATEGLSKKSVVWENKHITWFATLDGGIGLLLPMQEKTYRRLLMLQNALTTMLPHHAGLNPRAFRMLHVDRRTLQNAVRNVLDGELLNRYLYLSTMERSELAKKIGTTPDIILDDLLETDRVTAHF, from the exons GATGGTTTTGTGCAGAATGTACACACGCCGCGAGTGCGGGTGGACCCCGATGGGCGCTGCGCAGCCATGCTTGTCTACGGCACACGGCTGGTGGTCCTGCCCTTCCGCAGGGAGAGCCTGGCTGAGGAGCACGAGGGGCTCGTGGGCGAGGG GCAGAGGTCCAGCTTCCTGCCCAGCTACATCATCGATGTGCGGGCCCTAGACGAGAAGCTGCTCAACATCATCGACCTGCAGTTCCTGCATGGCTACTACGAGCCCACCCTGCTCATCCTGTTCGAGCCCAACCAGACCTGGCCTGG GCGCGTGGCCGTGCGGCAGGACACGTGCTCCATTGTGGCCATCTCATTGAACATCACACAGAAGGTGCACCCCGTCATCTGGTCCCTCACCAGCCTGCCCTTTGACTGCACCCAGGCTCTGGCTGTGCCCAAGCCCATAG GTGGGGTGGTGGTGTTTGCCGTCAACTCGCTGTTGTACCTGAACCAGAGCGTCCCCCCGTACGGCGTGGCTCTCAACAGCCTCACCACAGGCACCACGGCTTTCCCGCTTC GCACCCAGGAGGGTGTGCGGATCACCCTGGACTGCGCCCAGGCCACCTTCATCTCCTACGACAAGATGGTCATCTCTCTCAAGGGTGGCGAGAT TTATGTGCTGACCCTCATCACCGACGGCATGCGCAGTGTCCGAGCGTTCCACTTTGACAAGGCGGCCGCCAGTGTCCTCACTACCAGC ATGGTCACCATGGAGCCCGGGTACCTGTTCCTGGGTTCTCGCCTGGGCAACTCCCTCCTCCTCAAGTACACGGAGAAGCTGCAGGAGCCCCCGGCCAGTGCTGTCCGTGAGGCTGCCGACAAG GAAGAGCCTCCCTCAAAGAAGAAGCGAGTGGACGCAACGGTTGGCTGGTCAG CTGCGGGCAAGTCAGTGCCGCAGGACGAGGTGGACGAGATTGAAGTGTATGGCAGCGAGGCCCAGTCGGGCACACAGCTGGCCACCTACTCCTTTGAG GTGTGTGACAGCATCCTTAACATCGGACCCTGCGCCAATGCCGCCATGGGCGAGCCTGCCTTCCTCTCTGAAGAG TTTCAGAACAGCCCTGAGCCGGACCTGGAGATTGTGGTTTGCTCCGGCCACGGGAAGAACGGGGCTTTGTCAGTGCTGCAG AAGAGCATCCGGCCCCAGGTGGTGACAACCtttgagcttcccggctgctaTGACATGTGGACAGTCATCGCCCCAGTGCGTAAGGAGGAG GAGGACAATCCCAAGGGGGAGGGCACAGAGCAGGAACCCAGCACCCCTGAAGCAGACGACGACTGCCGCAGACACGGATTCCTGATTCTGAGCCGGGAAGACTCCACCATG ATCCTGCAGACGGGGCAGGAGATCATGGAGCTGGACACCAGCGGCTTCGCCACTCAGGGCCCCACGGTCTTTGCTGGGAACATCGGGGACAACCGCTACATTGTCCAAGTGTCACCACTGGGCATCCGCCTGCTGGAAGGAG TGAATCAGCTGCACTTCATCCCTGTGGACCTGGGCGCCCCCATCGTGCAGTGCGCAGTGGCCGACCCCTATGTGGTCATCATGAGTGCCGAGGGCCACGTCACCATGTTCCTGCTGAAGAGTGACTCCTACAGTGGCCGCCACCACCGCCTGGCGCTGCACAAGCCCCCGCTACACCAT CAGTCCAAGGTGATCACGCTGTGCCTGTACCGAGACCTCAGCGGCATGTTCACCACTGAGAGCCGCCTGGGAGGGGCCCGTGACGAGCTCGGGGGCCGCAGCGGCTCGGAGGCCGAGGGCCTGGGCTCAGAGACTAG CCCCACAGTGGATGACGAGGAGGAGATGCTGTATGGGGATTCAGGCTCCCTCTTCAGCCCTAGCAAGGAGGAGGCCCGAAGAAGCAGCCAGCCCCCTGCCGACCGGGACCCTGCACCCTTCCGGGCAGAGCCTACCCACTGGTGCCTGCTGGTGCGGGAGAATGGCACCATGGAG ATCTACCAGCTCCCCGACTGGCGGCTGGTGTTCCTGGTGAAGAACTTCCCTGTGGGGCAGCGGGTCCTCGTGGACAGCTCCTTTGGACAGCCCACTACACAGGGCGAGGCCCGCAGGGAGGAGGCCACGCGCCAGGGGGAGCTGCCCCTCGTCAAGGAGGTGCTGCTGGTGGCGCTGGGCAGCCGCCAGAGCAGGCCCTACCTGCTG GTCCCTCACAACATCAACTTCCGTGAGAAGAAGCCAAAGCCATCCAAGAAGAAGGCAGAAGGTGGCGGCACGGAGGAGGGGGCCGGGGCCCGGGGCCGTGTGGCGCGTTTCCGCTACTTCGAGGATATTTATGGCTACTCAGGG GTGTTCATCTGCGGCCCCTCCCCTCACTGGCTCCTGGTGACCGGCCGAGGGGCTCTGCGGCTACACCCCATGGCCATCGATGGCCCCGTCGACTCTTTTGCTCCATTCCATAATGTCAACTGTCCCCGCGGCTTCCTGTACTTCAACAGACAG ggcGAGCTGAGGATCAGTGTCCTGCCTGCCTACCTGTCCTATGATGCCCCATGGCCTGTCAGGAAGATCCCACTGCGCTGCACAGCCCACTATGTGGCTTACCACGTGGAGTCCAAg GTGTATGCTGTGGCCACCAGCACCAACACGCCGTGTGCCCGCATTCCACGCATGACTGGCGAGgagaaggagtttgagaccatcgaGAGAG ATGAGCGGTACATCCACCCCCAGCAGGAGGCCTTCTCCATCCAGCTCATCTCCCCGGTCAGCTGGGAGGCTATTCCCAATGCCAG GATCGAGCTGCAGGAGTGGGAGCATGTGACCTGCATGAAGACAGTGTCGCTGCGCAGCGAGGAGACCGTGTCGGGCCTCAAAGGCTACGTGGCCGCCGGGACCTGCCTCATGCAGGGGGAGGAGGTCACGTGCCGAGGGCGG ATCTTGATCATGGATGTGATTGAGGTGGTGCCCGAGCCCGGCCAGCCCTTGACCAAGAACAAGTTCAAAGTCCTTTACGAGAAGGAGCAGAAGGGGCCCGTGACCGCCCTGTGCCACTGCAATGGCCACCTGGTGTCGGCCATCGGCCAGAAG ATTTTTCTGTGGAGCCTGCGGGCCAGTGAGCTGACAGGCATGGCCTTCATCGACACGCAGCTCTACATCCACCAGATGATCAGCGTCAAGAACTTCATCCTGGCAGCCGACGTCATGAAGAGCATTTCACTGCTGCGCTACCAGGAGGAAAGCAAGACGCTGAGCCTGGTGTCGCGG GATGCCAAGCCCCTGGAGGTGTACAGCGTGGACTTCATGGTGGACAATGCCCAGCTGGGTTTTCTGG TGTCTGACCGCGACCGCAACctcatggtgtacatgtacctgCCAGAAG CCAAGGAGAGTTTCGGGGGCATGCGCCTGCTGCGCCGGGCGGACTTCCACGTGGGTGCCCACGTGAACACGTTCTGGAGGACCCCGTGCCGGGGGGCCACTGAGGGTCTCAGCAAAAAGTCGGTCGTATGGGAGAATAAGCACATCACGTGGTTTG CCACCCTGGACGGCGGCATCGGGCTGCTGCTGCCCATGCAGGAGAAAACCTACCGGCGGCTGCTGATGCTGCAGAACGCACTGACCACCATGCTGCCACACCACGCCGGCCTCAACCCCCGCGCCTTCCG GATGCTGCACGTGGACCGCCGCACCCTCCAGAATGCCGTGCGCAACGTGCTGGATGGGGAGCTGCTCAACCGCTACCTGTACCTGAGCACCATGGAGCGCAGCGAGCTGGCCAAGAAGATCGGCACCACGCCCGACATA ATCTTGGACGACTTGCTGGAGACGGACCGCGTCACCGCCCACTTCTAG
- the CPSF1 gene encoding cleavage and polyadenylation specificity factor subunit 1 isoform X3, which yields MYAVYKQAHPPTGLEFSMYCNFFNNSERNLVVAGTSQLYVYRLNRDAEALTKNDRSTEGKAHREKLELAASFSFFGNVMSMASVQLAGAKRDALLLSFKDAKLSVVEYDPGTHDLKTLSLHYFEEPELRDGFVQNVHTPRVRVDPDGRCAAMLVYGTRLVVLPFRRESLAEEHEGLVGEGQRSSFLPSYIIDVRALDEKLLNIIDLQFLHGYYEPTLLILFEPNQTWPGRVAVRQDTCSIVAISLNITQKVHPVIWSLTSLPFDCTQALAVPKPIGGVVVFAVNSLLYLNQSVPPYGVALNSLTTGTTAFPLRTQEGVRITLDCAQATFISYDKMVISLKGGEIYVLTLITDGMRSVRAFHFDKAAASVLTTSMVTMEPGYLFLGSRLGNSLLLKYTEKLQEPPASAVREAADKEEPPSKKKRVDATVGWSAAGKSVPQDEVDEIEVYGSEAQSGTQLATYSFEVCDSILNIGPCANAAMGEPAFLSEEFQNSPEPDLEIVVCSGHGKNGALSVLQKSIRPQVVTTFELPGCYDMWTVIAPEDNPKGEGTEQEPSTPEADDDCRRHGFLILSREDSTMILQTGQEIMELDTSGFATQGPTVFAGNIGDNRYIVQVSPLGIRLLEGVNQLHFIPVDLGAPIVQCAVADPYVVIMSAEGHVTMFLLKSDSYSGRHHRLALHKPPLHHQSKVITLCLYRDLSGMFTTESRLGGARDELGGRSGSEAEGLGSETSPTVDDEEEMLYGDSGSLFSPSKEEARRSSQPPADRDPAPFRAEPTHWCLLVRENGTMEIYQLPDWRLVFLVKNFPVGQRVLVDSSFGQPTTQGEARREEATRQGELPLVKEVLLVALGSRQSRPYLLVHVDQELLIYEAFPHDSQLGQGNLKVRFKKVPHNINFREKKPKPSKKKAEGGGTEEGAGARGRVARFRYFEDIYGYSGVFICGPSPHWLLVTGRGALRLHPMAIDGPVDSFAPFHNVNCPRGFLYFNRQGELRISVLPAYLSYDAPWPVRKIPLRCTAHYVAYHVESKVYAVATSTNTPCARIPRMTGEEKEFETIERDERYIHPQQEAFSIQLISPVSWEAIPNARIELQEWEHVTCMKTVSLRSEETVSGLKGYVAAGTCLMQGEEVTCRGRILIMDVIEVVPEPGQPLTKNKFKVLYEKEQKGPVTALCHCNGHLVSAIGQKIFLWSLRASELTGMAFIDTQLYIHQMISVKNFILAADVMKSISLLRYQEESKTLSLVSRDAKPLEVYSVDFMVDNAQLGFLVSDRDRNLMVYMYLPEAKESFGGMRLLRRADFHVGAHVNTFWRTPCRGATEGLSKKSVVWENKHITWFATLDGGIGLLLPMQEKTYRRLLMLQNALTTMLPHHAGLNPRAFRMLHVDRRTLQNAVRNVLDGELLNRYLYLSTMERSELAKKIGTTPDIILDDLLETDRVTAHF from the exons GATGGTTTTGTGCAGAATGTACACACGCCGCGAGTGCGGGTGGACCCCGATGGGCGCTGCGCAGCCATGCTTGTCTACGGCACACGGCTGGTGGTCCTGCCCTTCCGCAGGGAGAGCCTGGCTGAGGAGCACGAGGGGCTCGTGGGCGAGGG GCAGAGGTCCAGCTTCCTGCCCAGCTACATCATCGATGTGCGGGCCCTAGACGAGAAGCTGCTCAACATCATCGACCTGCAGTTCCTGCATGGCTACTACGAGCCCACCCTGCTCATCCTGTTCGAGCCCAACCAGACCTGGCCTGG GCGCGTGGCCGTGCGGCAGGACACGTGCTCCATTGTGGCCATCTCATTGAACATCACACAGAAGGTGCACCCCGTCATCTGGTCCCTCACCAGCCTGCCCTTTGACTGCACCCAGGCTCTGGCTGTGCCCAAGCCCATAG GTGGGGTGGTGGTGTTTGCCGTCAACTCGCTGTTGTACCTGAACCAGAGCGTCCCCCCGTACGGCGTGGCTCTCAACAGCCTCACCACAGGCACCACGGCTTTCCCGCTTC GCACCCAGGAGGGTGTGCGGATCACCCTGGACTGCGCCCAGGCCACCTTCATCTCCTACGACAAGATGGTCATCTCTCTCAAGGGTGGCGAGAT TTATGTGCTGACCCTCATCACCGACGGCATGCGCAGTGTCCGAGCGTTCCACTTTGACAAGGCGGCCGCCAGTGTCCTCACTACCAGC ATGGTCACCATGGAGCCCGGGTACCTGTTCCTGGGTTCTCGCCTGGGCAACTCCCTCCTCCTCAAGTACACGGAGAAGCTGCAGGAGCCCCCGGCCAGTGCTGTCCGTGAGGCTGCCGACAAG GAAGAGCCTCCCTCAAAGAAGAAGCGAGTGGACGCAACGGTTGGCTGGTCAG CTGCGGGCAAGTCAGTGCCGCAGGACGAGGTGGACGAGATTGAAGTGTATGGCAGCGAGGCCCAGTCGGGCACACAGCTGGCCACCTACTCCTTTGAG GTGTGTGACAGCATCCTTAACATCGGACCCTGCGCCAATGCCGCCATGGGCGAGCCTGCCTTCCTCTCTGAAGAG TTTCAGAACAGCCCTGAGCCGGACCTGGAGATTGTGGTTTGCTCCGGCCACGGGAAGAACGGGGCTTTGTCAGTGCTGCAG AAGAGCATCCGGCCCCAGGTGGTGACAACCtttgagcttcccggctgctaTGACATGTGGACAGTCATCGCCCCA GAGGACAATCCCAAGGGGGAGGGCACAGAGCAGGAACCCAGCACCCCTGAAGCAGACGACGACTGCCGCAGACACGGATTCCTGATTCTGAGCCGGGAAGACTCCACCATG ATCCTGCAGACGGGGCAGGAGATCATGGAGCTGGACACCAGCGGCTTCGCCACTCAGGGCCCCACGGTCTTTGCTGGGAACATCGGGGACAACCGCTACATTGTCCAAGTGTCACCACTGGGCATCCGCCTGCTGGAAGGAG TGAATCAGCTGCACTTCATCCCTGTGGACCTGGGCGCCCCCATCGTGCAGTGCGCAGTGGCCGACCCCTATGTGGTCATCATGAGTGCCGAGGGCCACGTCACCATGTTCCTGCTGAAGAGTGACTCCTACAGTGGCCGCCACCACCGCCTGGCGCTGCACAAGCCCCCGCTACACCAT CAGTCCAAGGTGATCACGCTGTGCCTGTACCGAGACCTCAGCGGCATGTTCACCACTGAGAGCCGCCTGGGAGGGGCCCGTGACGAGCTCGGGGGCCGCAGCGGCTCGGAGGCCGAGGGCCTGGGCTCAGAGACTAG CCCCACAGTGGATGACGAGGAGGAGATGCTGTATGGGGATTCAGGCTCCCTCTTCAGCCCTAGCAAGGAGGAGGCCCGAAGAAGCAGCCAGCCCCCTGCCGACCGGGACCCTGCACCCTTCCGGGCAGAGCCTACCCACTGGTGCCTGCTGGTGCGGGAGAATGGCACCATGGAG ATCTACCAGCTCCCCGACTGGCGGCTGGTGTTCCTGGTGAAGAACTTCCCTGTGGGGCAGCGGGTCCTCGTGGACAGCTCCTTTGGACAGCCCACTACACAGGGCGAGGCCCGCAGGGAGGAGGCCACGCGCCAGGGGGAGCTGCCCCTCGTCAAGGAGGTGCTGCTGGTGGCGCTGGGCAGCCGCCAGAGCAGGCCCTACCTGCTG GTGCATGTGGACCAAGAGCTGCTTATCTACGAGGCCTTCCCCCACGACTCTCAGCTCGGCCAGGGCAATCTCAAAGTCCGCTTTAAGAAG GTCCCTCACAACATCAACTTCCGTGAGAAGAAGCCAAAGCCATCCAAGAAGAAGGCAGAAGGTGGCGGCACGGAGGAGGGGGCCGGGGCCCGGGGCCGTGTGGCGCGTTTCCGCTACTTCGAGGATATTTATGGCTACTCAGGG GTGTTCATCTGCGGCCCCTCCCCTCACTGGCTCCTGGTGACCGGCCGAGGGGCTCTGCGGCTACACCCCATGGCCATCGATGGCCCCGTCGACTCTTTTGCTCCATTCCATAATGTCAACTGTCCCCGCGGCTTCCTGTACTTCAACAGACAG ggcGAGCTGAGGATCAGTGTCCTGCCTGCCTACCTGTCCTATGATGCCCCATGGCCTGTCAGGAAGATCCCACTGCGCTGCACAGCCCACTATGTGGCTTACCACGTGGAGTCCAAg GTGTATGCTGTGGCCACCAGCACCAACACGCCGTGTGCCCGCATTCCACGCATGACTGGCGAGgagaaggagtttgagaccatcgaGAGAG ATGAGCGGTACATCCACCCCCAGCAGGAGGCCTTCTCCATCCAGCTCATCTCCCCGGTCAGCTGGGAGGCTATTCCCAATGCCAG GATCGAGCTGCAGGAGTGGGAGCATGTGACCTGCATGAAGACAGTGTCGCTGCGCAGCGAGGAGACCGTGTCGGGCCTCAAAGGCTACGTGGCCGCCGGGACCTGCCTCATGCAGGGGGAGGAGGTCACGTGCCGAGGGCGG ATCTTGATCATGGATGTGATTGAGGTGGTGCCCGAGCCCGGCCAGCCCTTGACCAAGAACAAGTTCAAAGTCCTTTACGAGAAGGAGCAGAAGGGGCCCGTGACCGCCCTGTGCCACTGCAATGGCCACCTGGTGTCGGCCATCGGCCAGAAG ATTTTTCTGTGGAGCCTGCGGGCCAGTGAGCTGACAGGCATGGCCTTCATCGACACGCAGCTCTACATCCACCAGATGATCAGCGTCAAGAACTTCATCCTGGCAGCCGACGTCATGAAGAGCATTTCACTGCTGCGCTACCAGGAGGAAAGCAAGACGCTGAGCCTGGTGTCGCGG GATGCCAAGCCCCTGGAGGTGTACAGCGTGGACTTCATGGTGGACAATGCCCAGCTGGGTTTTCTGG TGTCTGACCGCGACCGCAACctcatggtgtacatgtacctgCCAGAAG CCAAGGAGAGTTTCGGGGGCATGCGCCTGCTGCGCCGGGCGGACTTCCACGTGGGTGCCCACGTGAACACGTTCTGGAGGACCCCGTGCCGGGGGGCCACTGAGGGTCTCAGCAAAAAGTCGGTCGTATGGGAGAATAAGCACATCACGTGGTTTG CCACCCTGGACGGCGGCATCGGGCTGCTGCTGCCCATGCAGGAGAAAACCTACCGGCGGCTGCTGATGCTGCAGAACGCACTGACCACCATGCTGCCACACCACGCCGGCCTCAACCCCCGCGCCTTCCG GATGCTGCACGTGGACCGCCGCACCCTCCAGAATGCCGTGCGCAACGTGCTGGATGGGGAGCTGCTCAACCGCTACCTGTACCTGAGCACCATGGAGCGCAGCGAGCTGGCCAAGAAGATCGGCACCACGCCCGACATA ATCTTGGACGACTTGCTGGAGACGGACCGCGTCACCGCCCACTTCTAG